A genomic stretch from Saccharomyces paradoxus chromosome XVI, complete sequence includes:
- a CDS encoding DUP/COS family protein (similar to YGR295C), with protein MKNNEIEDEKSVALSSFGHLESQKIVLPQNVFRSQFTWMCYQIYKSLAFRIWLLLWLPLSVWWKMTTNWIYPFIVSLLVLFLGPIFLPVIHVLSRKRSLSKQLTQFSKEIAKNTPGTHTHDWEVIAINLNSYFYEIKAWNTKYFFFNAADCQEAFRRTLLEPFSLKKDEAAKVKSFKDSVPYIEEALQVYFTEVEKQWKLFNTEKARSPVDLEDVQLPKEVHRFKLTWVLKRLFDPRFLPLFFFYFYDVCTSRHYDLISRFLSPVVWSLILVWLFRNMRNYFLSMKIEHKMQFLSTIINEQEGGANGWNEIAKKMNRYLFEKKVWTNEEFFFDGIDCEWFFSHFFYRLLSSKKPMRFASLNIELWPYIKEAQLSRSEEPLV; from the coding sequence atgaagaataatgaaattgaagatgaaaagagCGTAGCTCTATCATCCTTCGGGCATCTCGAATCCCAAAAGATTGTTTTACCCCAGAATGTTTTCAGAAGCCAGTTCACATGGATGTGTTATCAGATTTACAAGTCCTTAGCGTTTCGTATCTGGTTGCTATTATGGTTGCCACTTAGTGTTTGGTGGAAAATGACCACCAATTGGATTTACCCGTTTATTGTTTCGCTTCTTGTCCTGTTTCTAGGGCCAATATTTTTACCCGTTATTCATGTACTTTCTCGTAAACGTTCTTTATCTAAGCAACTCACtcagttttccaaagaaattgCTAAAAATACACCAGGCACGCACACCCATGATTGGGAAGTTATCGCTATAAATCTAAATTCGTACTTTTATGAAATCAAAGCTTGGAATACTaagtacttttttttcaacgcTGCGGACTGCCAAGAAGCGTTCAGAAGAACTCTTCTCGAACCattctctttgaagaaagacGAAGCTGCCAAAGTTAAGTCATTTAAAGATTCCGTTCCTTACATCGAAGAGGCCTTGCAAGTTTATTTTAcagaagttgaaaaacaGTGGAAGCTGTTCAATACTGAGAAAGCAAGGAGCCCTGTTGACCTGGAAGACGTGCAGCTCCCCAAGGAAGTTCACCGATTCAAGCTTACCTGGGTTCTCAAGAGGCTTTTCGATCCGCGGTTTTTACCgctgttctttttttatttttatgatGTCTGCACGTCACGACATTATGACCTTATATCACGTTTCTTGTCTCCTGTAGTTTGGTCTCTCATCCTGGTGTGGCTTTTCCGGAACATGAGGAATTACTTTTTATCCATGAAAATTGAACACAAGATGCAGTTTTTGTCAACTATTATAAATGAACAAGAAGGTGGTGCGAATGGATGGAATGaaattgcaaagaaaatgaataggtacttgtttgaaaaaaaagtctgGACGAATGAAgagtttttcttcgatgGAATTGACTGTGAATGGTTTTTTAGCCACTTCTTCTATCGCCTTTTATCATCAAAGAAACCTATGCGGTTTGCTTCGTTGAACATTGAACTATGGCCATACATTAAAGAAGCCCAATTATCTCGCAGTGAGGAGCCCTTGGTGTAG
- a CDS encoding SRP1/TIP1 family protein codes for MVKLTSIAAGVAAIAAGVAAAPATTTLSPSDERVNLVELGVYVSDIRAHLAQYYMFQAAHPTETYPVEVAEAVFNYGDFTTMLTGIAPDQVTRMITGVPWYSTRLRPAISSALSKDGIYTAIPK; via the coding sequence atgGTCAAATTAACTTCAATTGCTGCTGGTGTTGCCGCCATCGCTGCTGGTGTTGCCGCTGCCCCAGCCACTACTACTCTGTCTCCATCTGACGAAAGAGTCAACCTGGTTGAATTGGGTGTCTACGTCTCTGATATCAGAGCTCACTTGGCCCAATACTACATGTTCCAAGCTGCCCACCCAACTGAAACCTACCCAGTTGAAGTTGCTGAAGCCGTTTTCAACTACGGTGACTTCACCACCATGTTGACCGGTATTGCTCCAGACCAAGTCACCAGAATGATCACCGGTGTCCCATGGTACTCTACCAGATTGAGACCAGCCATTTCTAGCGCTTTATCCAAGGACGGTATCTACACTGCCATTCCAAAATAG
- a CDS encoding formate dehydrogenase (NAD(+)-dependent formate dehydrogenase~similar to YOR388C) translates to MSKGKILLVLYEGGRHAEEQEKLLGCIENELGIREFIEEQGYELITTTDKDPEPNSTVDRELKDAEIVITTPFFPAYISRNRIAEAPNLKLCITAGVGSDHVDLEAANERKITVTEVTGSNVVSVAEHVMATILVLIRNYNGGHQQAINGEWDIAGVAKNEYDLEDKVISTVGAGRIGYRVLERLVAFNPKKLLYYDYQELPAEAINRLNEASKLFNGKGDIVQRVEKLEDMVAQSDVVTINCPLHKDSKGLFNKELISHMKDGAYLVNTARGAICVAEDVAEAVKSGKLAGYGGDVWDKQPAPKDHPWRTMDNKDQVGNAMTVHISGTSLDAQKRYAQGVKNILNSYFSKNFDYRPQDVIVQNGLYATRAYGQKK, encoded by the coding sequence ATGTCAAAGGGAAAGATTTTGCTAGTTCTTTACGAAGGCGGTAGGCATGCTgaagagcaagaaaaattattgggatgtattgaaaatgaacttGGTATCAGAGAGTTCATTGAAGAACAGGGATATGAGCTGATTACTACCACTGACAAGGACCCTGAGCCAAATTCGACCGTGGACAGGGAATTGAAAGATGCAGAAATTGTCATTACTACGCCCTTTTTCCCAGCCTACATCTCGAGAAACAGGATTGCTGAGGCACCTAACCTGAAGCTTTGCATCACTGCTGGCGTCGGTTCTGACCATGTTGATTTAGAGGCTGCAAATGAAAGGAAGATTACGGTCACCGAAGTTACTGGCTCCAACGTCGTTTCTGTTGCGGAGCACGTTATGGCCACAATTTTGGTTTTGATAAGAAACTATAATGGTGGCCACCAACAGGCAATTAATGGTGAATGGGATATCGCCGGTGTAGCTAAGAATGAGTATGATCTCGAAGACAAGGTAATCTCAACTGTGGGTGCCGGTAGAATTGGATATAGGGTTTTGGAAAGATTGGTTGCATTTAATCCTAAGAAGCTACTGTACTACGACTATCAGGAACTACCTGCCGAAGCAATCAATAGATTGAACGAGGCTAGTAAGCTTTTCAACGGCAAAGGTGACATTGTTCAGAGAGTAGAGAAATTAGAAGATATGGTTGCTCAGTCGGATGTTGTTACCATCAACTGTCCATTGCACAAGGATTCAAAAGGTTTATTCAATAAAGAGCTTATTTCCCACATGAAAGACGGTGCATACTTGGTAAATACCGCTAGAGGTGCTATTTGTGTCGCTGAAGATGTTGCGGAGGCGGTCAAGTCTGGCAAATTGGCTGGCTACGGTGGTGATGTCTGGGATAAGCAACCAGCACCAAAGGACCATCCTTGGAGGACCATGGACAACAAAGACCAGGTGGGAAACGCAATGACTGTTCATATTAGTGGTACGTCTCTGGATGCCCAAAAGAGGTATGCTCAAGGAGTGAAGAACATCTTAAATAGTTACTTCTCCAAGAACTTTGATTACCGTCCACAGGATGTTATTGTGCAGAATGGTTTGTATGCCACCAGAGCTTATGGtcagaagaaataa
- a CDS encoding uncharacterized protein (similar to YOR389W) encodes MQFRRQGVPATVGLLLIVLLGFCWKLSRSYSVVPTALPHNESASKIADAHSIRWDNYHEFVRDIDFDNSTAIFNSIRAALRQSPSDIHPVGVSYFPAVIPKGTLMYHAGSKAPTTFEWLAMDHEFSYSFGLRSPSYGRKSLERRHGRFGNGTHGDRPKGPPSPDERGRSSQKMLTYRAARDLNKFLYLDGASAAKTDSGEMDTQLMLSNVIKKKLNLPDDGEKERMAERLYAARICKWGKPLGLDGVIRVEVGFEVILCDFSADNVELVSMLDMIHPNQYLGLPPPTVISKEEGWPLDEDGNLVEGLLTDDQKVILEREDGWEQVLSNFNAVKSFNQLRAGAAHDNGEHRIHIDYRYLVSGINRTYIAPDPNNRRLLNDGMTWEKQLEMVDDLEKALEVGFDATQSMDWQLALDELVIKFAPLIKSVSNILNSDGDINESIAINATSLTLNFCLRFEAASNNSDQFGSGKDFALYQYVSPYHDLKTDADFLIWSSSVSVVREIVDVIYKVNDLLMPEVYSFMKDNTTSSDLQKHVETARSSVDGLIESLGWIELNYRCETQCNWDEVCYTPSWGPSPMGITDPDSHNEGFGTHFDEFRQRLVINNKLQCININDLMVNHNH; translated from the coding sequence ATGCAGTTCCGTCGTCAAGGTGTCCCAGCCACCGTAGGCTTACTGCTGATTGTCCTGCTTGGTTTCTGTTGGAAATTATCTAGATCTTATAGCGTAGTGCCAACTGCCCTACCACATAACGAATCTGCAAGTAAAATCGCAGATGCACATTCTATACGATGGGATAATTACCATGAGTTTGTCAGAGACATTGATTTCGATAACAGCACGGCTATCTTCAATTCCATTCGAGCTGCTTTAAGACAATCTCCATCAGATATACATCCTGTTGGTGTATCTTATTTCCCCGCTGTAATCCCCAAGGGAACTTTAATGTACCATGCCGGATCAAAAGCGCCAACCACTTTCGAATGGCTAGCTATGGATCACGAGTTCAGCTACTCTTTTGGCTTGAGGTCACCATCCTATGGAAGAAAATCCCTGGAAAGAAGGCATGGGAGATTCGGCAATGGCACACATGGCGATCGTCCAAAGGGGCCACCATCACCAGACGAAAGAGGTCGTAGTTCTCAAAAAATGCTTACCTATAGAGCAGCACGGGACCTCAACAAATTTCTCTATCTTGATGGGGCTTCCGCTGCGAAAACTGACTCAGGAGAGATGGACACGCAGCTAATGCTGTCGAATGttatcaagaagaaattgaaccTTCCGGATGACggtgaaaaggaaagaatggCGGAACGGCTCTACGCCGCCAGAATATGTAAGTGGGGAAAACCGCTCGGGCTCGACGGAGTCATTAGGGTGGAGGTTGGCTTTGAAGTCATCTTGTGTGATTTTTCGGCTGACAACGTCGAGCTCGTCTCAATGCTAGACATGATTCATCCGAATCAATACCTGGGTCTGCCACCACCTACCGTCATATCGAAGGAAGAGGGTTGGCCTCTAGATGAGGACGGAAACCTTGTTGAAGGTCTGCTAACGGATGACCAAAAGGTGATCCTCGAAAGGGAAGATGGCTGGGAGCAGGTTTTGTCTAATTTTAATGCAGTTAAGAGTTTCAATCAGTTGAGAGCAGGTGCAGCCCATGACAACGGAGAGCATCGAATCCATATTGACTACAGGTACCTAGTGAGCGGGATAAACAGGACTTATATTGCTCCTGATCCCAACAACAGAAGACTACTCAATGATGGAATGACATGGGAAAAACAATTGGAGATGGTGGATGACCTAGAGAAGGCTCTGGAAGTCGGATTCGATGCTACACAAAGTATGGATTGGCAATTAGCGTTGGATGAGCTTGTCATTAAATTTGCACCATTGATAAAATCTGTTAGTAACATACTGAACAGCGATGGTGATATTAATGAGTCAATTGCCATCAATGCGACATCACTCACGTTGAACTTTTGCCTGCGGTTTGAGGCTGCAAGTAACAACAGTGATCAATTCGGTAGTGGGAAAGACTTTGCTCTATACCAATATGTCAGTCCATACCACGACTTGAAAACGGATGCGGACTTTTTGATTTGGTCATCTTCTGTCAGCGTTGTCAGAGAAATTGTTGATGTCATTTATAAAGTGAATGATTTATTGATGCCTGAAGTTTACTCTTTTATGAAAGATAATACAACTTCCAGCGACTTGCAAAAGCATGTTGAAACGGCCCGCTCCTCTGTCGATGGCTTAATTGAATCTTTAGGGTGGATTGAGCTGAATTACCGTTGTGAAACGCAATGCAATTGGGATGAAGTTTGCTACACTCCTTCTTGGGGCCCATCTCCAATGGGTATAACTGACCCAGATTCCCATAATGAGGGATTTGGAACGCACTTTGATGAATTTCGACAAAGATTGGTTATTAACAATAAACTACAATGTATTAATATAAATGATTTGATGGTTAACCATAACCATTAA